One Chanodichthys erythropterus isolate Z2021 chromosome 10, ASM2448905v1, whole genome shotgun sequence DNA segment encodes these proteins:
- the xpnpep1 gene encoding xaa-Pro aminopeptidase 1 isoform X3: MATDAMSPKITVELLRQLRQAMRNSKCITEPIQAYIIPSGDAHQSEYIAPCDCRREFICGFNGSAGTAIVTEQHAALWTDGRYFLQASQQMDSNWTLMKMGLKETPSQEDWLISILPENSKVGVDPWIIAADQWKNMSKALSSAGHSLVAVQDNLIDAIWEDRPPRPSTKLMALGLKYTGLTWQDKITALRGKMAERKISWFVVTALDEIAWLFNLRGSDIEYNPVFFAYAIIGLSNIKLFVDSKRLLDPAVRQHLELDSPSQPDLSVQCFPYESVFTELQAVCAALAPKDKMWICDKASCALTQVIPKAHRSAIPYTPLCLAKAVKNPTEIQGMKMAHIKDAVALCELFAWLEKEIPKGTVTEISAADKAEELRSQQKDFVGLSFPSISSVGPNGAIIHYRPLPETNRTLSLNEIYLIDSGAQYKDGTTDVTRTVHFGTPSDYEKECFTYVLKGHIAVSAAIFPNGTKGHLLDSFARAALWDSGLDYLHGTGHGVGCFLNVHEGPCGISYKTFADEPLEAGMIVSDEPGYYEDGSFGIRLENVVLVVPAKTKYNYRNRYSLSKYLHLRDASSTPVGVSIAPMI; this comes from the exons ATGGCTACAG ACGCTATGTCCCCAAAGATCACAGTGGAGTTGCTCAGGCAGCTCCGGCAGGCCATGAGGAACAGCAAGTGCATCACAGAGCCCATCCAAGCTTACATCATCCCATCAGGAGATGCTCATCAG AGTGAATACATCGCACCCTGTGACTGCCGTCGTGAATTCATCTGCGGATTCAACGGCTCTGCAG GTACTGCTATTGTCACAGAACAGCATGCAGCTTTATGGACAGATGGGCGGTACTTCCTTCAGGCCAGCCAGCAGATGGACAGTAACTGGACTCTGATGAAAATGG GACTGAAGGAAACACCGTCCCAGGAGGACTGGCTCATCAGCATTCTCCCAGAAAACTCCAAAGTGGGAGTTGACCCTTGGATCATTGCTGCCG ACCAGTGGAAGAACATGTCTAAGGCTTTGAGCAGTGCGGGTCACTCTTTGGTTGCGGTGCAGGACAATCTCATTGACGCTATCTGGGAGGATCGGCCGCCTCGACCCAGCACCAAACTCATGGCCCTGGGGCTCAAATACACCG GTCTCACCTGGCAAGATAAAATTACAGCTCTGAGAGGAAAAATGGCAGAAAGGAAGATTTCCTGGTTTGTGGTGACGGCTCTAGATGAGATTGCGT GGCTTTTTAACCTGCGCGGGTCAGATATTGAGTACAACCCCGTGTTCTTCGCCTACGCGATCATCGGCCTTAGCAACATAAA ATTGTTTGTGGACAGCAAGCGTTTGTTGGACCCTGCGGTCCGGCAGCATTTGGAACTGGACAGCCCGAGCCAACCGGATCTGAGCGTCCAGTGCTTTCCGTACGAGTCTGTGTTCACGGAGCTGCAGGCGGTTTGTGCGGCGCTGGCGCCCAAAGATAAGATGTGGATTTGCGACAAAGCCAGCTGCGCTCTTACACAAGTCATACCCAAG GCCCACAGATCTGCAATCCCATACACACCCTTATGTCTGGCTAAAGCCGTCAAGAACCCCACAGAGATCCAGGGCATGAAAATGGCACAT aTAAAAGACGCAGTGgcactgtgtgaactttttgcCTGGCTGGAGAAAGAG ATTCCCAAAGGTACGGTCACAGAGATATCAGCAGCAGATAAAGCAGAAGAATTACGCAG TCAACAGAAAGACTTTGTTGGGCTGAGTTTTCCATCCATCTCTAGTGTCGGACCAAATGGGGCCATAATACATTACAG GCCTCTCCCAGAAACCAACAGGACTCTTTCTCTTAATGAAATTTATCTTATTGACTCCGGCGCTCAGTACAA AGATGGAACTACAGATGTGACTCGTACGGTGCATTTTGGGACTCCTTCTGATTATGAGAAg GAATGCTTTACATACGTTTTAAAGGGACACATCGCAGTCAGTGCTGCGATTTTCCCCAATGGCACCAAAG GTCACCTGTTGGACTCGTTTGCTCgtgctgctctctgggactctGGACTGGACTATCTTCATGGTACGGGCCACGGCGTCGGATGTTTCCTTAACGTGCACGAGGGTCCGTGTGGCATCAGCTATAAAACGTTTGCAGACGAACCTCTGGAGGCCGGAATGATTGTCAGCGATG AGCCCGGGTACTATGAAGATGGATCTTTTGGCATTCGGCTGGAAAACGTTGTCCTGGTCGTTCCCGCAAAAACCAAA TATAACTACAGGAACCGATATAGTCTGTCCAAATATTTGCATTTACGTGATGCTTCCTCCACACCAGTAGGTGTCAGCATTGCGCCTATGATATAA
- the xpnpep1 gene encoding xaa-Pro aminopeptidase 1 isoform X1 has product MATDAMSPKITVELLRQLRQAMRNSKCITEPIQAYIIPSGDAHQSEYIAPCDCRREFICGFNGSAGTAIVTEQHAALWTDGRYFLQASQQMDSNWTLMKMGLKETPSQEDWLISILPENSKVGVDPWIIAADQWKNMSKALSSAGHSLVAVQDNLIDAIWEDRPPRPSTKLMALGLKYTGLTWQDKITALRGKMAERKISWFVVTALDEIAWLFNLRGSDIEYNPVFFAYAIIGLSNIKLFVDSKRLLDPAVRQHLELDSPSQPDLSVQCFPYESVFTELQAVCAALAPKDKMWICDKASCALTQVIPKAHRSAIPYTPLCLAKAVKNPTEIQGMKMAHIKDAVALCELFAWLEKEIPKGTVTEISAADKAEELRSQQKDFVGLSFPSISSVGPNGAIIHYRPLPETNRTLSLNEIYLIDSGAQYKDGTTDVTRTVHFGTPSDYEKECFTYVLKGHIAVSAAIFPNGTKGHLLDSFARAALWDSGLDYLHGTGHGVGCFLNVHEGPCGISYKTFADEPLEAGMIVSDEPGYYEDGSFGIRLENVVLVVPAKTKYNYRNRGSLTFEPLTLVPIQLKMINTDLLTQKERDWVNDYHRKCRETIGAELERQGRKEALDWLVRETQPIV; this is encoded by the exons ATGGCTACAG ACGCTATGTCCCCAAAGATCACAGTGGAGTTGCTCAGGCAGCTCCGGCAGGCCATGAGGAACAGCAAGTGCATCACAGAGCCCATCCAAGCTTACATCATCCCATCAGGAGATGCTCATCAG AGTGAATACATCGCACCCTGTGACTGCCGTCGTGAATTCATCTGCGGATTCAACGGCTCTGCAG GTACTGCTATTGTCACAGAACAGCATGCAGCTTTATGGACAGATGGGCGGTACTTCCTTCAGGCCAGCCAGCAGATGGACAGTAACTGGACTCTGATGAAAATGG GACTGAAGGAAACACCGTCCCAGGAGGACTGGCTCATCAGCATTCTCCCAGAAAACTCCAAAGTGGGAGTTGACCCTTGGATCATTGCTGCCG ACCAGTGGAAGAACATGTCTAAGGCTTTGAGCAGTGCGGGTCACTCTTTGGTTGCGGTGCAGGACAATCTCATTGACGCTATCTGGGAGGATCGGCCGCCTCGACCCAGCACCAAACTCATGGCCCTGGGGCTCAAATACACCG GTCTCACCTGGCAAGATAAAATTACAGCTCTGAGAGGAAAAATGGCAGAAAGGAAGATTTCCTGGTTTGTGGTGACGGCTCTAGATGAGATTGCGT GGCTTTTTAACCTGCGCGGGTCAGATATTGAGTACAACCCCGTGTTCTTCGCCTACGCGATCATCGGCCTTAGCAACATAAA ATTGTTTGTGGACAGCAAGCGTTTGTTGGACCCTGCGGTCCGGCAGCATTTGGAACTGGACAGCCCGAGCCAACCGGATCTGAGCGTCCAGTGCTTTCCGTACGAGTCTGTGTTCACGGAGCTGCAGGCGGTTTGTGCGGCGCTGGCGCCCAAAGATAAGATGTGGATTTGCGACAAAGCCAGCTGCGCTCTTACACAAGTCATACCCAAG GCCCACAGATCTGCAATCCCATACACACCCTTATGTCTGGCTAAAGCCGTCAAGAACCCCACAGAGATCCAGGGCATGAAAATGGCACAT aTAAAAGACGCAGTGgcactgtgtgaactttttgcCTGGCTGGAGAAAGAG ATTCCCAAAGGTACGGTCACAGAGATATCAGCAGCAGATAAAGCAGAAGAATTACGCAG TCAACAGAAAGACTTTGTTGGGCTGAGTTTTCCATCCATCTCTAGTGTCGGACCAAATGGGGCCATAATACATTACAG GCCTCTCCCAGAAACCAACAGGACTCTTTCTCTTAATGAAATTTATCTTATTGACTCCGGCGCTCAGTACAA AGATGGAACTACAGATGTGACTCGTACGGTGCATTTTGGGACTCCTTCTGATTATGAGAAg GAATGCTTTACATACGTTTTAAAGGGACACATCGCAGTCAGTGCTGCGATTTTCCCCAATGGCACCAAAG GTCACCTGTTGGACTCGTTTGCTCgtgctgctctctgggactctGGACTGGACTATCTTCATGGTACGGGCCACGGCGTCGGATGTTTCCTTAACGTGCACGAGGGTCCGTGTGGCATCAGCTATAAAACGTTTGCAGACGAACCTCTGGAGGCCGGAATGATTGTCAGCGATG AGCCCGGGTACTATGAAGATGGATCTTTTGGCATTCGGCTGGAAAACGTTGTCCTGGTCGTTCCCGCAAAAACCAAA TATAACTACAGGAACAGAGGTAGTCTGACGTTTGAACCCCTCACCCTGGTCCCCATCCAGCTGAAGATGATCAACACAGACCTGCTCACACAGAAAGAG CGCGATTGGGTGAATGACTACCACAGGAAATGCCGGGAGACGATTGGGGCAGAGCTGGAGCGGCAAGGCAGGAAGGAGGCTCTGGATTGGCTGGTCCGGGAAACTCAGCCAATTGtctaa
- the si:dkey-246e1.3 gene encoding uncharacterized protein si:dkey-246e1.3 isoform X1, with the protein MSLMGIALSLNGTASLEPNSTETQAALYEVKVFNITLFSIALCVLTMTGIITCISYQRHRRKCKRARVYESAVACEVPEEPVGVTRVRKARSFRNPLAFFRRQEGPKDNSRIHYIYTNPLPVGHEEDRVPPHTVFTHTPLTLQDYANDPKSGITLVPPIFYMQL; encoded by the exons ATGAGCCTAATGGGGATCGCTCTGTCTCTTAATGGGACGGCCTCATTGGAACCAAACAGCACAGAAACACAAGCTGCTCTCTATG aAGTCAAGGTGTTTAACATCACGCTTTTTTCAATAGCTCTGTGCGTCCTGACAATGACAGGAATCATCACCTGTATCTCATATCAAAGACACCGAAG GAAGTGTAAGAGGGCGCGTGTCTATGAGAGTGCCGTGGCCTGTGAGGTTCCCGAAGAGCCAGTGGGTGTTACTCGTGTGAGGAAAGCCCGTAGTTTCCGTAACCCGCTTGCCTTTTTCAGACGACAGGAGGGGCCGAAGGACAACTCGCGGATCCACTACATCTACACCAACCCTCTGCCGGTGGGACACGAGGAGGACAGAGTCCCCCCTCACACAGTGTTTACGCACACTCCACTCACGCTGCAGGACTACGCCAACGACCCCAAGAGCGGGATCACCCTGGTCCCGCCCATTTTTTACATGCAGCTGTAG
- the si:dkey-246e1.3 gene encoding uncharacterized protein si:dkey-246e1.3 isoform X2, translated as MSLMGIALSLNGTASLEPNSTETQAALYALCVLTMTGIITCISYQRHRRKCKRARVYESAVACEVPEEPVGVTRVRKARSFRNPLAFFRRQEGPKDNSRIHYIYTNPLPVGHEEDRVPPHTVFTHTPLTLQDYANDPKSGITLVPPIFYMQL; from the exons ATGAGCCTAATGGGGATCGCTCTGTCTCTTAATGGGACGGCCTCATTGGAACCAAACAGCACAGAAACACAAGCTGCTCTCTATG CTCTGTGCGTCCTGACAATGACAGGAATCATCACCTGTATCTCATATCAAAGACACCGAAG GAAGTGTAAGAGGGCGCGTGTCTATGAGAGTGCCGTGGCCTGTGAGGTTCCCGAAGAGCCAGTGGGTGTTACTCGTGTGAGGAAAGCCCGTAGTTTCCGTAACCCGCTTGCCTTTTTCAGACGACAGGAGGGGCCGAAGGACAACTCGCGGATCCACTACATCTACACCAACCCTCTGCCGGTGGGACACGAGGAGGACAGAGTCCCCCCTCACACAGTGTTTACGCACACTCCACTCACGCTGCAGGACTACGCCAACGACCCCAAGAGCGGGATCACCCTGGTCCCGCCCATTTTTTACATGCAGCTGTAG
- the xpnpep1 gene encoding xaa-Pro aminopeptidase 1 isoform X2 — translation MSPKITVELLRQLRQAMRNSKCITEPIQAYIIPSGDAHQSEYIAPCDCRREFICGFNGSAGTAIVTEQHAALWTDGRYFLQASQQMDSNWTLMKMGLKETPSQEDWLISILPENSKVGVDPWIIAADQWKNMSKALSSAGHSLVAVQDNLIDAIWEDRPPRPSTKLMALGLKYTGLTWQDKITALRGKMAERKISWFVVTALDEIAWLFNLRGSDIEYNPVFFAYAIIGLSNIKLFVDSKRLLDPAVRQHLELDSPSQPDLSVQCFPYESVFTELQAVCAALAPKDKMWICDKASCALTQVIPKAHRSAIPYTPLCLAKAVKNPTEIQGMKMAHIKDAVALCELFAWLEKEIPKGTVTEISAADKAEELRSQQKDFVGLSFPSISSVGPNGAIIHYRPLPETNRTLSLNEIYLIDSGAQYKDGTTDVTRTVHFGTPSDYEKECFTYVLKGHIAVSAAIFPNGTKGHLLDSFARAALWDSGLDYLHGTGHGVGCFLNVHEGPCGISYKTFADEPLEAGMIVSDEPGYYEDGSFGIRLENVVLVVPAKTKYNYRNRGSLTFEPLTLVPIQLKMINTDLLTQKERDWVNDYHRKCRETIGAELERQGRKEALDWLVRETQPIV, via the exons ATGTCCCCAAAGATCACAGTGGAGTTGCTCAGGCAGCTCCGGCAGGCCATGAGGAACAGCAAGTGCATCACAGAGCCCATCCAAGCTTACATCATCCCATCAGGAGATGCTCATCAG AGTGAATACATCGCACCCTGTGACTGCCGTCGTGAATTCATCTGCGGATTCAACGGCTCTGCAG GTACTGCTATTGTCACAGAACAGCATGCAGCTTTATGGACAGATGGGCGGTACTTCCTTCAGGCCAGCCAGCAGATGGACAGTAACTGGACTCTGATGAAAATGG GACTGAAGGAAACACCGTCCCAGGAGGACTGGCTCATCAGCATTCTCCCAGAAAACTCCAAAGTGGGAGTTGACCCTTGGATCATTGCTGCCG ACCAGTGGAAGAACATGTCTAAGGCTTTGAGCAGTGCGGGTCACTCTTTGGTTGCGGTGCAGGACAATCTCATTGACGCTATCTGGGAGGATCGGCCGCCTCGACCCAGCACCAAACTCATGGCCCTGGGGCTCAAATACACCG GTCTCACCTGGCAAGATAAAATTACAGCTCTGAGAGGAAAAATGGCAGAAAGGAAGATTTCCTGGTTTGTGGTGACGGCTCTAGATGAGATTGCGT GGCTTTTTAACCTGCGCGGGTCAGATATTGAGTACAACCCCGTGTTCTTCGCCTACGCGATCATCGGCCTTAGCAACATAAA ATTGTTTGTGGACAGCAAGCGTTTGTTGGACCCTGCGGTCCGGCAGCATTTGGAACTGGACAGCCCGAGCCAACCGGATCTGAGCGTCCAGTGCTTTCCGTACGAGTCTGTGTTCACGGAGCTGCAGGCGGTTTGTGCGGCGCTGGCGCCCAAAGATAAGATGTGGATTTGCGACAAAGCCAGCTGCGCTCTTACACAAGTCATACCCAAG GCCCACAGATCTGCAATCCCATACACACCCTTATGTCTGGCTAAAGCCGTCAAGAACCCCACAGAGATCCAGGGCATGAAAATGGCACAT aTAAAAGACGCAGTGgcactgtgtgaactttttgcCTGGCTGGAGAAAGAG ATTCCCAAAGGTACGGTCACAGAGATATCAGCAGCAGATAAAGCAGAAGAATTACGCAG TCAACAGAAAGACTTTGTTGGGCTGAGTTTTCCATCCATCTCTAGTGTCGGACCAAATGGGGCCATAATACATTACAG GCCTCTCCCAGAAACCAACAGGACTCTTTCTCTTAATGAAATTTATCTTATTGACTCCGGCGCTCAGTACAA AGATGGAACTACAGATGTGACTCGTACGGTGCATTTTGGGACTCCTTCTGATTATGAGAAg GAATGCTTTACATACGTTTTAAAGGGACACATCGCAGTCAGTGCTGCGATTTTCCCCAATGGCACCAAAG GTCACCTGTTGGACTCGTTTGCTCgtgctgctctctgggactctGGACTGGACTATCTTCATGGTACGGGCCACGGCGTCGGATGTTTCCTTAACGTGCACGAGGGTCCGTGTGGCATCAGCTATAAAACGTTTGCAGACGAACCTCTGGAGGCCGGAATGATTGTCAGCGATG AGCCCGGGTACTATGAAGATGGATCTTTTGGCATTCGGCTGGAAAACGTTGTCCTGGTCGTTCCCGCAAAAACCAAA TATAACTACAGGAACAGAGGTAGTCTGACGTTTGAACCCCTCACCCTGGTCCCCATCCAGCTGAAGATGATCAACACAGACCTGCTCACACAGAAAGAG CGCGATTGGGTGAATGACTACCACAGGAAATGCCGGGAGACGATTGGGGCAGAGCTGGAGCGGCAAGGCAGGAAGGAGGCTCTGGATTGGCTGGTCCGGGAAACTCAGCCAATTGtctaa